One part of the Vicia villosa cultivar HV-30 ecotype Madison, WI linkage group LG6, Vvil1.0, whole genome shotgun sequence genome encodes these proteins:
- the LOC131612761 gene encoding transcription factor MYB61-like, translating into MGRHSCCYKQKLRKGLWSPEEDEKLLNYITKHGHGCWSSVPKLAGLQRCGKSCRLRWINYLRPDLKRGAFSIEEENSIIELHALLGNRWSQIAAQLPGRTDNEIKNLWNSNLKKKLRQKGIDPNTHQTISESVENNDKEKEKQVEAEKSNNQIQKSSFGSNEVNSIPMDNNNTNYPVERNSSSNSKINNSSCFISSENMVGLGSSSSYLSFQQPNYGINNIALSPNSNNNSSLCFIPSTSAGSTSMSELNSLTMFQSIQNWEFNNNNNGSKSSNGSISSNNNNNNNNFDQIQDHNQVLEDIKWSEYLNTTPFFLGNNNSNSNNDNNNTIQQHHSTAIYSDDEIKQEMGFIHNSDIYSNNNKDFQRFSLAFGQTL; encoded by the exons ATGGGAAGACACTCTTGTTGCTACAAGCAGAAGCTTCGTAAAGGTCTTTGGTCACCAGAAGAAGATGAAAAGCTTTTGAATTATATCACCAAACATGGTCATGGATGTTGGAGTTCTGTTCCAAAACTAGCTG GTTTGCAGAGATGTGGTAAGAGTTGTAGATTGAGATGGATAAATTACCTTAGACCAGATTTGAAGAGAGGGGCATTCTCAATAGAAGAAGAAAATTCTATAATTGAACTTCATGCACTTCTTGGCAACAG GTGGTCGCAGATTGCGGCTCAATTACCAGGTAGAACTGATAATGAGATAAAGAATCTATGGAATTCAAATTTGAAGAAGAAGCTAAGACAAAAAGGAATTGATCCAAACACACACCAAACGATTTCGGAATCTGTTGAAAACAATGACAAGGAGAAGGAGAAGCAAGTTGAGGCGGAGAAAAGCAATAATCAGATTCAGAAAAGCTCTTTTGGATCCAATGAAGTGAACTCAATTCCTATGGATAATAATAACACTAATTATCCAGTTGAAAGGAATTCTTCAAGTAATTCAAAAATCAACAACTCTTCATGTTTCATATCTTCTGAAAATATGGTTGGattaggatcatcatcatcatatctcTCTTTTCAACAACCCAACTATGGAATCAACAACATAGCTCTATCACCAAATTCCAACAACAATTCATCACTTTGTTTCATACCAAGTACTAGTGCCGGTTCAACTTCCATGTCAGAACTCAATTCTTTAACCATGTTCCAATCAATTCAAAACTGggaattcaacaacaacaacaacggaaGCAAAAGCAGCAATGGAAGCATtagtagcaacaacaacaacaacaacaataacttcGATCAAATTCAAGATCATAATCAAGTATTAGAAGACATTAAATGGTCTGAATATCTAAACACTACTCCATTTTTTCTCggaaacaacaacagcaacagcaacaacgacaacaacaacacaatTCAACAGCATCATAGTACAGCAATCTACAGCGATGATGAGATTAAACAAGAAATGGGATTCATTCATAATTCAGATATatatagcaacaacaacaaagatTTTCAGAGATTCTCACTCGCTTTTGGACAAACACTTTAG